The following proteins are encoded in a genomic region of Desulfosoma sp.:
- a CDS encoding NifB/NifX family molybdenum-iron cluster-binding protein, with the protein MKICFPAANLSGLDSEVFGHFGSAPGFVIVDTESGEVEEVSNGDLHHAHGMCQPLKALGGRSVDGIVVGGIGMGALMKLQAQGIQVYRAMEGSVKDNLDMWRQGKLPLFSADWTCAGHHHGGGCAH; encoded by the coding sequence ATGAAGATTTGTTTCCCGGCGGCGAATTTAAGCGGTCTAGACAGCGAAGTGTTTGGGCATTTCGGATCGGCTCCGGGTTTTGTCATCGTGGATACGGAGTCTGGTGAGGTGGAAGAGGTTTCCAACGGGGATTTGCATCATGCCCATGGCATGTGCCAGCCTCTCAAAGCCTTGGGGGGGCGTTCCGTGGACGGCATTGTGGTCGGAGGCATCGGCATGGGGGCTCTGATGAAGTTGCAGGCCCAAGGCATTCAAGTTTACAGGGCCATGGAAGGATCGGTTAAGGATAACCTAGATATGTGGCGGCAGGGAAAGCTTCCGCTCTTTTCCGCCGATTGGACGTGTGCTGGGCATCATCACGGGGGTGGATGCGCTCACTGA
- a CDS encoding bifunctional acetate--CoA ligase family protein/GNAT family N-acetyltransferase yields the protein MGLFNLDRMFNPKSIAVIGASERPESVGAAVMRNLVEGGFPGPIYPINPRHSAVWGLKAYARVEESPAPVDLVVVATPIETVPGIIRSCGAKGVAGAVILSAGGREVGEKGRRLEEEIAREAAANKVRLIGPNCLGFICPGAKLNASFAAHMPKPGRLAFISQSGALCTAILDLSLQEGIGFSHFVSIGSMVDVDFADLIDYLGNEFRVTSILLYVESIANLRKFMSAARAVSRVKPIVVLKSGKSPAGARAASSHTGAMAGEDALYDAAFRRAGVLRVNSIGELFDCAELLAKQPRPEGPRLAVITNAGGPGVMAADALSEYGLEPAPLSDETLAALNAVLPPFWSRNNPVDILGDASPERYAKTLQICVESRDIDGVLVILTPQAMTDPTGVARQVAAMASKRSCPILASWMGGVHVEEGRRILNQAGIPTYATPEQAIGAFMELYQYAVNQKMLKEIPKRFREDLTFDEERAKRILQKGLTRSHGVLTEVESKDLLEAYGIPTTVTRLAENEDQAALLARDMGFPVVLKICSPDILHKTEAGGIHLDLQNEEQVRTAYRSILEKARAYKPDADIHGVSVQPMVRSVQGSTGVELILGAKKDNHFGPVILFGMGGILAELLKDRSLGLPPLNRALAHRLMEDTKVYKVLRGYRNLPPANMAALEELLIRLSQLVTDFPEIVELDMNPVILQQGRPWAVDARVIVQPSSVASPMHLIISPYPARYEKHAVTSAGLPVFIRPIKPEDAPLLVDLFHVLSPTSIYFRFFSPLKELTEDMLARFTQIDYDREIALVAVESPGTDQEKLLGVARVISDPDGKKAEFAVLVGDPWQGKGIGALLLENCLHIAKERGIETVWGTVLRENTQMLALGRKLGFAICRVPESTDCELTIDLRAVTFDENGRIQPF from the coding sequence ATGGGACTGTTCAATCTCGACCGAATGTTCAATCCGAAGTCCATCGCTGTCATCGGTGCCAGTGAAAGGCCGGAAAGCGTAGGGGCTGCCGTCATGAGAAACCTCGTGGAAGGCGGTTTTCCAGGCCCCATTTATCCCATCAACCCTCGACATTCCGCCGTTTGGGGACTGAAAGCCTATGCGCGTGTGGAAGAATCCCCAGCTCCTGTGGACCTGGTCGTGGTGGCCACGCCCATTGAGACCGTTCCAGGAATTATTAGGAGCTGCGGCGCCAAAGGTGTTGCCGGTGCGGTGATTCTTTCGGCGGGTGGCCGGGAGGTGGGGGAAAAGGGGCGACGGTTGGAGGAGGAGATTGCACGCGAGGCCGCCGCGAACAAGGTTCGCCTCATCGGTCCCAACTGTCTTGGGTTTATTTGCCCCGGAGCGAAACTCAACGCCAGCTTTGCCGCCCATATGCCCAAACCCGGCCGGTTGGCCTTTATCTCTCAAAGCGGCGCTCTGTGCACGGCCATTTTGGATCTTTCCCTGCAAGAAGGTATCGGCTTCAGCCATTTTGTCAGTATCGGCTCCATGGTGGATGTGGATTTTGCCGACCTCATCGATTACTTGGGCAACGAATTTCGTGTGACCAGCATTCTTCTTTATGTGGAAAGCATTGCCAATCTGCGGAAGTTCATGAGCGCCGCACGGGCGGTTTCCCGCGTCAAGCCCATTGTCGTGCTGAAATCGGGAAAAAGCCCAGCCGGAGCTCGGGCCGCCTCCTCCCATACCGGAGCCATGGCCGGAGAAGATGCCTTGTATGATGCGGCTTTTCGTCGAGCGGGTGTGCTTCGAGTGAACTCCATCGGCGAACTCTTCGATTGTGCCGAACTCCTGGCGAAACAACCTCGACCTGAAGGGCCTCGGTTGGCCGTCATCACCAATGCCGGCGGTCCCGGCGTTATGGCGGCGGATGCTCTGTCGGAATACGGCCTGGAGCCGGCACCTTTGAGCGATGAGACCTTGGCGGCTTTGAATGCCGTGCTGCCGCCGTTTTGGAGTCGCAATAACCCCGTGGACATTCTCGGGGACGCCTCTCCGGAAAGATATGCCAAAACCCTTCAGATCTGCGTGGAATCCAGGGATATCGATGGGGTTCTTGTGATTCTTACACCCCAGGCTATGACGGATCCCACAGGAGTAGCCCGTCAGGTGGCCGCTATGGCTTCCAAACGGTCATGTCCCATCCTTGCTTCATGGATGGGAGGTGTTCATGTGGAGGAAGGACGCCGGATTCTCAATCAAGCCGGCATTCCTACGTACGCGACTCCGGAACAGGCCATCGGCGCTTTCATGGAGTTGTACCAGTATGCCGTGAATCAAAAGATGCTCAAAGAAATTCCCAAGAGGTTTCGGGAAGATCTCACCTTTGATGAGGAAAGAGCCAAAAGAATTCTCCAAAAAGGTCTTACCAGATCTCACGGCGTCCTCACCGAAGTGGAATCCAAGGATCTCCTGGAAGCCTACGGCATTCCCACAACGGTCACCCGCCTTGCTGAAAACGAAGATCAAGCGGCGCTTCTAGCCCGTGACATGGGATTTCCTGTGGTGCTCAAGATCTGTTCGCCGGACATTCTGCACAAAACGGAAGCAGGAGGCATTCATCTGGATCTGCAAAACGAGGAGCAAGTGCGTACCGCCTACCGAAGCATTTTGGAAAAAGCCAGGGCCTATAAGCCGGACGCAGACATTCATGGGGTATCGGTGCAACCCATGGTGCGCAGCGTCCAGGGATCGACGGGCGTCGAACTTATCTTAGGGGCCAAAAAAGATAATCACTTCGGTCCCGTGATCCTTTTCGGCATGGGCGGTATCTTGGCTGAATTGCTCAAAGACCGTTCCTTGGGGCTTCCTCCGCTGAATCGAGCTTTGGCTCATCGGCTCATGGAAGACACCAAAGTTTACAAGGTGCTTCGAGGGTACCGGAATCTGCCCCCGGCCAACATGGCGGCTTTGGAGGAGCTCCTCATTCGGCTCAGTCAGTTGGTGACGGATTTTCCCGAAATTGTCGAGCTGGATATGAACCCCGTCATTTTGCAGCAAGGAAGGCCTTGGGCGGTGGATGCTCGAGTTATCGTGCAGCCCAGCTCGGTGGCGTCTCCCATGCATCTTATCATCAGCCCGTACCCGGCGCGTTATGAAAAACATGCCGTCACTTCGGCAGGTCTGCCCGTTTTTATTCGGCCCATCAAGCCAGAAGATGCGCCGCTTCTGGTGGATCTCTTTCATGTTCTTTCTCCCACAAGTATTTACTTTCGCTTCTTCAGCCCCCTCAAAGAACTCACCGAAGACATGCTGGCTCGATTTACCCAAATCGATTACGATCGTGAAATTGCGTTGGTAGCCGTGGAATCTCCTGGAACGGATCAGGAAAAACTGCTTGGTGTGGCTCGAGTCATCAGTGATCCCGACGGCAAAAAAGCCGAATTTGCCGTGTTGGTGGGGGATCCTTGGCAAGGGAAAGGCATCGGGGCCTTACTTTTGGAAAATTGCCTGCATATCGCCAAGGAACGGGGGATCGAAACCGTATGGGGCACCGTGCTCAGAGAAAATACGCAGATGCTGGCTTTGGGCCGAAAACTGGGGTTTGCGATCTGTCGTGTTCCTGAAAGCACCGATTGTGAATTGACCATCGATTTGCGCGCTGTCACTTTTGATGAAAACGGGCGAATTCAGCCCTTTTAG
- the cysS gene encoding cysteine--tRNA ligase produces the protein MSLVVYNTLTKKKEPFIPLESGTVKLYVCGVTVYDLCHVGHARSAIVFDVIYRYLKHLGYRVIYVRNFTDIDDKIIKRAQEEGTDYRTIADRYIQAFYEDMDALDVLRPDLEPLATDNIPQMIDIIRRLEEKGIAYKAGTDVYFAVEKFPEYGKLSGRSLDDMMAGARVEVDANKRNPLDFVLWKGSKPGEPAWDSPWGPGRPGWHIECSAMGSRYLGPTFDMHGGGKDLIFPHHENEIAQSEAAFGVPFVRYWLHNGFVNINNEKMSKSLGNFFTIRDILKVVHPEALRLFVLSKHYRNPVDFSDEALGEAERALERVYATLEEIHTRTPKDLDAKGFSEKALMDQDKELFHKITDFPEAFREAMDNDFNTAQALALLFELQRSTQRFMDTFGRKTLKGPAAALALAAGSCLQNHGSILGLLERAPEVFFDEIKKRKIAQKGVSEADVEALIAQRNAARKQKNFQEADRLRDRLAEMGVQLEDTPEGTRWRIR, from the coding sequence ATGAGCCTGGTTGTTTACAACACCCTGACGAAGAAAAAAGAACCCTTTATTCCTCTGGAATCCGGCACCGTTAAGCTCTATGTCTGCGGCGTTACGGTCTATGACCTGTGCCACGTGGGCCATGCCCGTTCGGCGATCGTCTTTGATGTGATTTACCGTTACTTGAAGCACCTAGGGTACCGCGTTATCTATGTACGTAACTTTACCGACATCGACGATAAAATCATTAAGAGGGCTCAGGAAGAAGGCACCGACTACCGCACCATTGCGGACCGTTACATTCAGGCTTTCTACGAGGATATGGATGCTCTGGATGTTCTGCGCCCGGACCTGGAACCTTTGGCCACAGACAATATTCCTCAAATGATCGACATCATTCGCCGCCTCGAAGAAAAAGGCATCGCCTATAAGGCGGGCACCGATGTCTATTTTGCCGTAGAAAAATTCCCCGAATATGGAAAACTCTCAGGACGCAGTCTGGATGACATGATGGCCGGAGCGCGCGTGGAGGTAGATGCCAACAAGCGTAATCCGTTGGATTTCGTGCTCTGGAAAGGAAGCAAGCCAGGGGAACCGGCCTGGGACAGTCCTTGGGGACCCGGGCGACCCGGCTGGCACATTGAATGTTCCGCCATGGGCAGTCGATACTTAGGGCCAACCTTTGACATGCATGGGGGAGGAAAGGACCTTATTTTCCCCCATCATGAAAATGAAATCGCTCAAAGCGAAGCGGCGTTCGGCGTGCCTTTTGTCCGCTACTGGCTTCATAACGGCTTTGTGAATATCAACAACGAGAAGATGTCCAAGTCCCTGGGTAACTTTTTTACCATTCGAGATATTCTCAAGGTGGTTCATCCGGAAGCCTTGAGGCTTTTCGTTCTCTCCAAGCATTACCGAAACCCGGTGGATTTTTCCGACGAAGCTCTTGGGGAAGCTGAACGGGCTCTGGAACGCGTTTATGCCACCCTGGAAGAAATCCACACACGAACACCCAAAGACCTGGATGCCAAAGGGTTCAGCGAAAAGGCTCTCATGGATCAAGACAAAGAACTCTTTCACAAAATCACCGATTTTCCCGAGGCTTTTCGCGAAGCCATGGACAACGATTTCAATACCGCTCAAGCCCTCGCTTTGCTCTTTGAATTGCAAAGATCCACACAGCGCTTCATGGACACTTTCGGCCGAAAAACCCTCAAAGGCCCGGCCGCCGCTCTTGCCCTCGCAGCCGGCTCATGTCTTCAAAATCACGGATCCATTCTGGGACTTTTGGAACGAGCCCCGGAAGTTTTTTTCGACGAAATCAAAAAGCGCAAGATCGCTCAGAAAGGTGTTTCTGAAGCCGACGTGGAAGCCCTTATCGCCCAACGCAACGCGGCAAGAAAGCAGAAAAACTTCCAGGAAGCCGATCGTCTACGTGATCGTTTAGCGGAAATGGGGGTGCAATTGGAAGACACCCCCGAAGGAACCCGTTGGCGTATTCGATAG
- a CDS encoding bifunctional nuclease family protein — protein MENQDFIVANEVFIKTDRQQGNMVILKESEDASQYFLMFVGDSEITAIAKEKGFVEPKRPLTHDTYLTILQRAGVRFERVEIYTMKENTYYARIIARIGDEQVVFDSRPSDAVALALHEKCPILVNKRLLRRELTPEEVKEYESIIKTVKF, from the coding sequence ATGGAAAATCAGGACTTCATCGTGGCCAACGAGGTGTTTATCAAAACGGACCGCCAGCAAGGCAACATGGTTATTTTGAAGGAATCCGAGGACGCTTCCCAGTATTTTCTCATGTTCGTCGGTGATAGTGAAATCACGGCCATCGCCAAGGAAAAGGGGTTCGTGGAACCCAAACGCCCCTTGACCCATGACACCTATCTCACCATTTTGCAACGGGCCGGCGTGCGCTTTGAACGTGTGGAAATTTATACCATGAAGGAAAATACCTATTACGCCCGAATCATTGCACGCATCGGTGACGAACAGGTGGTCTTTGACAGTCGCCCGAGTGATGCCGTCGCCCTTGCTTTACACGAAAAATGCCCGATCCTCGTCAATAAAAGGCTTTTGCGTCGGGAACTGACTCCGGAAGAAGTGAAAGAATACGAATCCATCATCAAGACGGTAAAGTTCTGA
- a CDS encoding GAF domain-containing sensor histidine kinase: MGPISFQTDLTTVSFSRRKLMHRNRALSVLLGLSEVLSQSKGLNELLTQALDYVLEHTAFDAGRVYLMEPDRQSLRLAAFRGMDVQGLERVNLEEGFTGRAAKSCAFIAQSVDALGDAKRAELLLSKGIHTVVCVPFVVLDRVEGVMNLAAKSPMQLHQDEVDLLMMIGHLIGVAAIHAETEEILREIVEELQQRNETIQLFVSTVGHDLKGPAVAAYGFAKRLHERYAKLLDERGMLYCEQILKATRQIACMVDELNNFLRTREMAVRLQPLPVASLWDSLRQEFASELAKKSVHWSEHSRVTEVTADEVLVLRALRNLVQNALSHAGPGLRSLQVGCEEREGFYVFWVADDGEGIPFEHQRKLFEPFARLKPSKGVEGSGLGLAIVREVAHRHGGEAWVRSEPGKGAVFFFSLAKVAEMACGCVPPHNHAAEAPRHDTKDIS; this comes from the coding sequence ATGGGTCCCATATCATTTCAAACTGATTTGACGACGGTGTCTTTCAGTCGTCGAAAACTCATGCACCGAAACCGAGCCCTATCCGTGCTTTTGGGCTTAAGCGAAGTGCTATCCCAATCCAAAGGCCTCAACGAACTCCTGACCCAAGCGTTGGACTACGTTCTGGAACACACAGCTTTTGATGCCGGCCGTGTCTACCTCATGGAACCGGATCGACAAAGCCTTCGACTGGCTGCCTTTCGAGGCATGGATGTCCAGGGGCTGGAGCGGGTGAACTTGGAGGAAGGGTTTACGGGTCGAGCGGCCAAATCTTGTGCTTTTATCGCCCAGTCTGTAGATGCCTTAGGAGATGCCAAAAGGGCCGAGCTTTTGCTTTCTAAAGGGATTCACACGGTGGTCTGTGTTCCCTTTGTTGTTTTGGATCGCGTGGAAGGGGTCATGAACCTAGCGGCCAAGAGCCCCATGCAGTTGCATCAAGACGAGGTGGATCTTTTGATGATGATCGGGCATCTCATCGGGGTTGCGGCCATTCATGCGGAAACGGAAGAGATTTTACGGGAAATCGTTGAAGAACTTCAGCAGCGAAACGAGACGATTCAGCTTTTTGTTTCCACCGTCGGCCATGATCTGAAAGGGCCCGCTGTGGCTGCCTACGGATTTGCCAAAAGACTCCATGAACGCTACGCGAAGCTGCTGGATGAGCGTGGAATGCTCTATTGTGAGCAGATACTTAAAGCCACCAGACAGATTGCATGCATGGTGGATGAACTCAATAATTTCTTGCGCACTCGAGAAATGGCCGTTCGTCTGCAGCCCTTGCCCGTGGCTTCCCTTTGGGACAGCCTGCGGCAGGAATTTGCCTCGGAGCTTGCCAAGAAATCTGTGCACTGGTCGGAACATTCTCGGGTTACTGAAGTGACGGCGGATGAGGTCCTGGTGCTTCGCGCTTTAAGAAACCTTGTCCAGAACGCCCTCAGCCATGCAGGGCCCGGATTGCGAAGTCTTCAGGTGGGCTGTGAGGAGAGAGAAGGGTTCTATGTCTTTTGGGTGGCGGACGACGGGGAGGGCATTCCTTTTGAACACCAAAGGAAGCTGTTTGAACCCTTTGCCAGGCTCAAGCCTTCAAAGGGTGTGGAGGGTTCAGGGCTTGGCCTGGCCATTGTGCGGGAAGTGGCGCACCGGCATGGCGGAGAAGCCTGGGTGCGATCCGAGCCTGGAAAAGGGGCCGTTTTTTTCTTTAGTCTTGCCAAGGTAGCTGAGATGGCTTGCGGATGCGTGCCACCGCACAATCATGCGGCGGAAGCTCCGCGACACGACACGAAAGACATCTCATGA
- the ispF gene encoding 2-C-methyl-D-erythritol 2,4-cyclodiphosphate synthase, with product MGMNLRVGMGWDVHAFATGRSLVLGGVPIPYDRGLLGHSDADVLCHALCDALLGAAALGDIGTHFPDSNPQYKDVSSLFLLERVCRLVHEAGYDIVNVDITVLAQQPRLAPYVAQMRRTVAQALDVDVQSVSIKATTTEGLGFVGRVEGIAACAVALLHQRQGAAS from the coding sequence ATGGGTATGAACCTACGAGTGGGCATGGGCTGGGATGTCCATGCTTTTGCCACTGGAAGATCCCTTGTCTTGGGTGGCGTGCCTATTCCCTATGACCGGGGTCTTCTCGGCCATTCGGACGCGGACGTTTTATGCCACGCCTTGTGTGACGCTTTGTTAGGGGCGGCCGCTTTGGGGGACATCGGCACCCATTTCCCCGATTCCAATCCTCAGTACAAGGACGTCTCCAGCCTCTTTCTGTTGGAAAGGGTGTGCCGCCTGGTGCATGAAGCTGGATACGACATTGTCAATGTGGATATCACCGTCTTGGCGCAGCAGCCTCGATTGGCACCCTATGTCGCCCAAATGCGTCGGACCGTGGCCCAAGCGCTGGATGTGGATGTTCAGTCAGTAAGTATCAAAGCCACCACAACGGAAGGATTGGGTTTTGTCGGCCGCGTTGAAGGTATTGCCGCCTGTGCGGTCGCCCTTCTTCATCAAAGACAAGGAGCCGCCTCATGA
- a CDS encoding CBS domain-containing protein — protein MEIITTHKNVDFDALASVVAAKILYPEAHIVLPRSINANVKAFLSIHKDLFPFMSPLGVPHERVSRLIVVDANRWERLDSMEPLMDRSDLEVHLWDHHPDIGDILPAYGKQNLVGSAATLLVQELERRRAALDPIQATLFLAGIYEDTGHLSFPCTKADDARAAAFLLEVQADLNVIQTALRPGYGPQHKEILSHLLETAQRISMNGHVVCFAKAELNGHVSGLGSVVTMLRDVLSADAAFGIFWDGRRKQSIVIARSGPDSLDVSVLMKPLGGGGRPEAASALVKGTRPEGIENWLRELMAQNGHASIPIFDLMSFPVFTVGPDETVESVHAQLKERGHTGAPVTDGEQLVGVISVRDLIKLERPTQRSAPVKAFMKRDVITIDPHATIPTALRLMVKHDIGRLPVVENGKLIGIVTRSDLMLYYYNLI, from the coding sequence ATGGAGATCATCACGACGCACAAGAACGTGGATTTCGATGCGCTGGCCTCCGTGGTGGCCGCCAAAATTCTGTATCCCGAAGCCCATATCGTTCTTCCTCGAAGCATCAACGCCAATGTAAAGGCTTTTCTTTCCATTCATAAGGATCTCTTTCCTTTCATGAGTCCTTTGGGGGTGCCTCATGAGCGGGTGTCCCGCCTCATTGTGGTGGACGCCAACCGCTGGGAACGTTTGGATAGTATGGAGCCGCTCATGGATCGCTCGGATCTCGAAGTGCACCTTTGGGACCACCATCCCGATATCGGGGATATTCTGCCTGCTTACGGCAAGCAGAACCTAGTGGGATCCGCTGCCACCTTGTTGGTGCAAGAACTGGAGCGGCGTCGTGCAGCCCTTGACCCCATTCAGGCGACCCTCTTTTTGGCAGGCATTTACGAAGATACCGGTCATCTCAGCTTTCCGTGCACCAAGGCCGACGACGCACGAGCGGCCGCTTTTCTTCTGGAAGTGCAGGCGGACCTCAACGTGATTCAAACAGCTCTAAGACCTGGGTATGGCCCTCAGCATAAGGAAATTCTGAGCCATCTTTTGGAAACCGCCCAGCGCATCAGCATGAACGGGCATGTGGTGTGTTTCGCCAAGGCTGAGCTGAACGGCCATGTTTCCGGCCTGGGGTCCGTGGTGACCATGCTTCGGGATGTTTTGAGCGCTGATGCCGCTTTTGGCATCTTCTGGGATGGACGACGTAAACAAAGCATTGTCATTGCCAGAAGCGGACCCGACAGTCTGGACGTGTCCGTGTTGATGAAACCCCTGGGCGGAGGAGGTCGGCCGGAAGCGGCCTCCGCTTTGGTCAAAGGCACACGTCCAGAAGGCATCGAAAATTGGCTACGGGAACTCATGGCTCAAAATGGGCATGCCTCCATTCCTATCTTTGACCTGATGTCCTTTCCGGTCTTTACCGTCGGCCCTGACGAAACGGTGGAATCGGTTCACGCGCAACTTAAGGAACGAGGACACACAGGAGCTCCGGTTACAGATGGTGAACAATTGGTGGGGGTGATTTCTGTGCGCGACCTCATCAAGCTGGAACGCCCGACCCAGCGATCGGCTCCCGTCAAGGCCTTCATGAAAAGAGATGTGATCACCATTGACCCGCATGCGACCATTCCTACAGCCTTGAGGCTCATGGTCAAGCATGACATCGGGCGCTTACCGGTGGTGGAAAATGGAAAATTGATTGGGATTGTGACACGCTCGGACTTGATGCTCTACTATTACAATTTGATTTAG
- a CDS encoding cobalamin-dependent protein (Presence of a B(12) (cobalamin)-binding domain implies dependence on cobalamin itself, in one of its several forms, or in some unusual lineages, dependence on a cobalamin-like analog.) yields the protein MGQRKVRILMAKFGRGYEEALMRLAAAFSEAGFEVIYTESEDPQAIVNAALQESVDHIGITTLPGARLEQFSSVLEQLKAHGVHNIGVTAGGFFDDALVPELKNLGVAEFFPKGTTHQQLIEWARSHIRPIE from the coding sequence ATGGGCCAACGGAAGGTGAGAATCCTCATGGCCAAATTCGGCCGAGGTTACGAAGAGGCGCTCATGCGCCTTGCCGCCGCCTTCAGTGAGGCGGGCTTTGAAGTCATCTACACCGAATCCGAAGATCCCCAAGCCATTGTGAACGCAGCCCTCCAGGAATCCGTCGACCACATCGGCATTACGACGCTTCCGGGAGCCCGGCTGGAACAGTTCTCTTCCGTGCTGGAACAACTCAAGGCTCACGGCGTGCACAACATCGGCGTGACGGCGGGAGGCTTTTTCGACGACGCTCTCGTACCCGAGCTGAAAAACCTGGGTGTGGCAGAATTTTTTCCAAAGGGAACCACCCATCAGCAGCTTATTGAGTGGGCACGAAGCCACATTCGGCCTATTGAATGA
- a CDS encoding zinc ribbon domain-containing protein translates to MPIYEYVCSECGRVSEHLVFAKEETVACPECGSGELKRLLSVSSTASGVKEGHRLPGSRDTGCCGSSPGTQGCVPGSCCGKAP, encoded by the coding sequence ATGCCCATTTATGAATACGTATGCAGCGAATGCGGTCGGGTTTCGGAGCACCTGGTTTTTGCAAAGGAAGAAACAGTGGCATGCCCTGAATGTGGCAGCGGCGAACTTAAAAGACTTCTTTCTGTTTCTTCCACGGCTTCCGGCGTAAAAGAAGGCCATCGGCTTCCCGGTTCCCGCGATACGGGATGCTGCGGAAGCAGTCCTGGGACTCAAGGATGTGTTCCAGGCTCTTGTTGTGGAAAAGCTCCTTAG
- a CDS encoding dodecin family protein, translating into MAESVYKIIELVGTSTVSWEDAAKNAVETASKTLRDLRIAEITKLDMKLEEGKVVAYRARVAISFKYQGS; encoded by the coding sequence ATGGCTGAAAGTGTCTACAAGATCATTGAATTGGTGGGAACGAGTACGGTTTCCTGGGAAGACGCCGCCAAGAACGCTGTGGAAACGGCGTCGAAAACGTTGCGCGATCTGCGTATCGCGGAAATCACCAAATTGGATATGAAGCTTGAGGAAGGCAAGGTGGTGGCTTATCGAGCCCGTGTGGCCATCTCCTTCAAGTACCAAGGCAGCTGA
- the ispD gene encoding 2-C-methyl-D-erythritol 4-phosphate cytidylyltransferase, whose amino-acid sequence MTRLFPMEETFAVVPAAGSGVRMGLAHPKQFHPLHGKPILAWTLERLCTLPFIDGIMVVVPAKSVGVVRGMFSQNASKPLVQVIAGGARRQDSVLAGLHALPPTCRWVIIHDGVRPMATSELFRRTYEAARRYGAAVCACRAVETVKMAEDGWVQSTVPRDRVWLVQTPQVFRRDLLEEAFRQATLHGWDATDDASLVERLGVRVAIVDGEKSNIKITTPDDLLWASWFLEQSEKAATFGNDVKENPWV is encoded by the coding sequence GTGACTCGACTTTTTCCTATGGAAGAAACGTTTGCCGTGGTGCCGGCTGCAGGTTCCGGTGTCCGCATGGGGCTTGCCCATCCCAAGCAATTTCATCCCCTGCACGGTAAGCCGATTCTCGCCTGGACCCTGGAGCGGCTGTGCACCTTGCCTTTCATAGACGGCATTATGGTCGTCGTCCCTGCCAAGTCTGTGGGGGTTGTCCGTGGCATGTTTTCCCAAAATGCCTCCAAGCCTCTCGTGCAGGTGATCGCCGGCGGCGCCCGTCGCCAGGACAGTGTGCTGGCGGGTCTTCACGCCTTGCCGCCCACATGCCGATGGGTGATCATTCATGATGGTGTGCGGCCTATGGCAACTTCAGAGCTTTTTCGTCGGACCTACGAAGCCGCGCGCCGATACGGTGCCGCAGTATGCGCCTGCCGTGCCGTGGAAACCGTCAAAATGGCCGAAGATGGATGGGTGCAATCCACCGTGCCTCGAGACCGAGTCTGGCTGGTCCAAACACCTCAGGTGTTTCGCCGAGATCTTTTGGAAGAGGCCTTTCGGCAGGCAACCCTCCATGGATGGGACGCCACCGACGATGCCTCCCTTGTGGAACGCTTGGGGGTTCGTGTGGCCATTGTGGACGGAGAAAAATCCAACATCAAGATCACGACTCCGGACGATCTGCTCTGGGCCTCATGGTTTCTGGAGCAATCGGAAAAAGCTGCGACCTTCGGAAACGACGTTAAGGAAAACCCATGGGTATGA